The Leptospira venezuelensis genome contains a region encoding:
- a CDS encoding aminopeptidase: MQSDSTHLLPNGKNRRLRFFSGIPVLFFLFFSGQGCIPYLYHLGKEQAKILLQRKPISEVLGDPEIPETTKTKLKEVEKIRDFGVQELALSPEGGFKSFVQLDRPAIGWHVSACHPLKFESYTWWFPIAGTVPYKGYFLLEKAKEEEQSLKEQGFDTRIRITAGYSTLGWFEDPLFSSQLYEDPGDLASIVIHEMAHATVYFPGDTLFNESYASFVEDQGSDEYVLKIGGSKLLEERKRSEEETKLYKNLIIETANLLKTAYSKGGVEDVLRAKKAEIISNFRKKILQTKWTKINSKKLAEKDWNNEDFIGMLRYNSGSGYFKRRFEEVGKDFSKFHEEMRKLKEKSAEERKALLEEK, encoded by the coding sequence ATGCAATCAGACTCAACCCACCTTCTACCTAACGGAAAGAATCGTCGACTCCGATTCTTTTCCGGCATACCTGTTTTATTTTTTCTATTCTTTTCCGGCCAAGGATGTATTCCCTATCTCTATCATCTTGGAAAAGAACAGGCTAAGATATTACTACAAAGAAAACCAATCTCAGAAGTTTTAGGTGATCCTGAAATACCTGAGACCACCAAGACAAAATTGAAAGAAGTGGAGAAGATCAGAGATTTCGGAGTCCAAGAACTGGCTCTCTCTCCTGAAGGTGGATTTAAAAGTTTTGTTCAATTGGACAGACCTGCAATTGGTTGGCATGTAAGCGCTTGCCATCCTTTAAAATTCGAATCCTATACTTGGTGGTTCCCGATCGCAGGAACAGTTCCTTACAAAGGATATTTCCTATTAGAAAAAGCAAAAGAAGAAGAACAGTCCCTGAAAGAACAAGGCTTCGATACGAGAATACGTATCACTGCAGGGTATTCTACTTTGGGATGGTTCGAAGATCCGTTATTTTCTTCTCAACTTTACGAAGATCCAGGAGATCTAGCCTCGATTGTAATCCACGAAATGGCTCACGCTACAGTATATTTCCCTGGCGATACTTTATTTAATGAAAGTTATGCGAGTTTTGTAGAAGACCAAGGTTCGGACGAATATGTTTTAAAGATCGGTGGCTCAAAACTTTTAGAAGAAAGAAAAAGATCAGAAGAAGAAACTAAACTTTATAAAAATTTAATTATAGAAACTGCAAATTTACTCAAGACCGCATATTCAAAAGGTGGCGTAGAAGATGTCCTCCGTGCGAAAAAAGCGGAGATCATTTCCAACTTTCGAAAAAAGATCTTACAAACAAAATGGACTAAGATCAATTCCAAAAAGCTCGCTGAAAAAGATTGGAATAACGAAGACTTTATTGGAATGCTAAGATATAATTCTGGGTCAGGATATTTTAAACGAAGATTCGAGGAAGTGGGGAAAGATTTCTCCAAATTCCATGAAGAGATGAGAAAGCTGAAAGAGAAGAGCGCAGAAGAGAGGAAGGCACTATTGGAGGAGAAGTGA
- a CDS encoding S1C family serine protease, which translates to MNIRLPKIVWINIGLLVLFLFVLILPGEGGLSSFFRGSKPLGYSDQKAGIQLQNAFRNVYNSSKDSVVSIRTKKTEAITSPYQYFDYRTEKLSSFGSGFLIHEKGYVVTNFHVISDAESIEVIASDGSVFPAKFVGSHERADIALLKIKEGSGLKPVSFGDSDKIEVGDWAIAIGSPFGLERSFSVGVVSAKYREDLDETGQTHIQTDSMINPGSSGGPLLNIYGEVIGINRLIRSDSGRNTGIGFAIPMNYAKKIIQLIEENKGRIIRPATLGVMATVPLPDHRKTLGIPADWKGVLVYDMDPGSSAESSGLKRYDFIMEANGVQVKNINDLREQVGIVGLGGRLKLRIYREKNLEELTVRLIQK; encoded by the coding sequence ATGAATATTCGTCTTCCTAAAATCGTATGGATCAATATCGGACTTTTGGTTTTATTCCTGTTCGTCCTTATTCTTCCCGGAGAAGGAGGTTTGTCCTCCTTTTTCCGCGGCAGCAAACCTCTTGGTTATTCCGACCAAAAAGCCGGGATCCAATTACAGAATGCTTTTCGAAATGTTTATAACTCTTCAAAGGATTCCGTAGTTTCTATTCGAACCAAAAAAACAGAAGCGATTACAAGCCCTTACCAATATTTCGATTATCGAACAGAAAAACTTTCCTCTTTCGGGAGCGGATTTCTCATCCACGAAAAAGGATACGTTGTCACAAATTTTCATGTGATCTCTGATGCGGAAAGTATAGAAGTGATCGCTTCAGATGGTAGTGTTTTCCCAGCTAAATTTGTGGGAAGCCATGAAAGAGCGGATATTGCTCTTCTCAAAATTAAAGAGGGAAGTGGGCTCAAACCTGTATCCTTCGGTGATTCCGACAAAATAGAAGTCGGCGATTGGGCGATCGCAATCGGCTCTCCTTTCGGTTTGGAAAGATCTTTTTCAGTTGGCGTAGTTTCTGCAAAGTATAGAGAAGATTTGGATGAGACCGGACAGACCCATATCCAAACGGATAGCATGATCAACCCAGGTTCCAGCGGCGGGCCACTTCTCAATATTTACGGAGAAGTCATCGGGATCAATCGTTTGATCCGAAGCGACTCAGGTAGGAACACCGGCATTGGTTTTGCCATTCCAATGAATTATGCCAAAAAAATTATCCAGCTCATCGAAGAGAATAAGGGGAGGATTATCCGTCCTGCCACCTTGGGTGTGATGGCCACAGTTCCACTTCCGGATCATAGAAAGACTCTCGGAATTCCTGCGGATTGGAAGGGAGTTCTGGTATATGATATGGATCCAGGTTCTTCCGCAGAAAGTTCCGGTTTGAAACGATATGACTTCATTATGGAAGCAAACGGAGTCCAAGTTAAAAATATTAATGATCTGAGGGAACAGGTCGGAATAGTAGGATTAGGCGGCAGGTTAAAACTTAGGATCTACAGGGAAAAAAACCTGGAAGAACTGACCGTTCGATTGATACAGAAATAA
- a CDS encoding pyridoxal phosphate-dependent aminotransferase has product MRRNIVHSGADALIYEIRQIVGVAKKLEALGVPITYENIGDPIQKGEKVAPWMKKIVSDLILEDKSWAYTATQGFEKTRNFLADKVNERGGAQITADDILFFNGLGDAVAKIFGFLRREARVIGPSPAYSTLSSAEAAHSGYEHMTYNLNPEQGWMPDLEDIENKVKYNDSIAGILLINPDNPTGAVYDKNVMREIVKIAEKYDVMLICDETYAHVNYSETGTIHLSEVIGNKVPGMALRSVSKEFPWPGGRCGWLEIFNKDKDPVFARYVKSLLDAKMLEVCSTTLPQMSIPEVYSHPQFLPHLKERNEKFKKKAKLATDSFKGLKGVTVVEPKGAFYLTVAFDKGILGDKMTLPISNSKAEEFIRPLLGNCAPDRRFVYYLLASTGICVVPLSSFCTDRDGFRVTLLEEDEEKFRWIYNTLRKSIEDYTASV; this is encoded by the coding sequence ATGAGAAGAAATATCGTTCATAGCGGTGCTGATGCTCTCATTTACGAGATCCGTCAGATCGTAGGAGTCGCTAAAAAGTTAGAAGCTCTCGGAGTTCCGATTACGTACGAGAATATCGGGGACCCCATCCAAAAAGGAGAAAAGGTCGCTCCTTGGATGAAAAAAATTGTATCTGATCTGATCCTCGAAGACAAGTCCTGGGCCTATACGGCTACGCAAGGATTTGAGAAGACCAGAAATTTTTTAGCGGACAAAGTGAACGAAAGAGGCGGGGCCCAAATCACCGCCGATGATATTTTATTCTTTAATGGACTCGGTGACGCAGTCGCTAAAATTTTCGGTTTCTTAAGAAGAGAGGCTCGAGTTATAGGACCAAGTCCAGCATATTCTACTCTTTCTTCTGCGGAAGCGGCTCACTCCGGTTATGAGCATATGACCTATAACTTAAATCCTGAGCAGGGGTGGATGCCTGATCTGGAAGATATAGAGAACAAGGTCAAATATAATGACTCGATTGCAGGTATTCTTTTGATCAATCCGGACAATCCAACCGGCGCAGTATATGATAAAAATGTAATGCGTGAGATAGTTAAGATTGCGGAAAAATATGATGTAATGCTTATCTGCGATGAGACTTATGCTCATGTGAATTATTCCGAAACCGGAACCATTCATCTTTCAGAAGTGATCGGAAATAAGGTCCCTGGAATGGCGCTTCGTTCTGTGTCCAAAGAATTTCCTTGGCCGGGTGGAAGATGCGGCTGGTTGGAGATATTTAACAAGGATAAAGATCCTGTTTTTGCACGTTATGTAAAATCTCTTTTGGATGCTAAGATGTTGGAAGTATGTTCTACCACTCTTCCTCAAATGTCAATTCCTGAAGTTTATTCCCATCCTCAGTTTCTTCCTCACTTAAAAGAAAGAAATGAAAAGTTCAAGAAGAAGGCAAAACTTGCAACCGACTCTTTTAAAGGACTGAAAGGTGTTACAGTTGTGGAACCTAAGGGTGCATTCTATCTTACTGTTGCATTTGATAAGGGAATTTTGGGAGATAAGATGACTCTTCCTATTTCCAATTCTAAGGCAGAAGAATTTATTCGCCCTCTACTTGGAAATTGTGCTCCAGATCGTAGATTTGTGTATTATCTTCTGGCATCTACAGGTATTTGTGTGGTTCCACTTTCTTCTTTCTGTACGGATAGGGATGGTTTTAGGGTTACTCTTCTGGAAGAAGACGAGGAAAAATTCCGTTGGATCTATAATACTTTAAGAAAGAGTATAGAGGACTATACAGCGTCCGTTTAG
- the murI gene encoding glutamate racemase produces MKNDKERVPKIGVMDSGMGGLSVLKELLELPYSANFIYYGDLANAPYGEKKTSEVLELTRNVCNIFLKEEVDAILLACNTATSASASKLREELSVPVFGMEPAIKPALLSHPGEKIALLATSVTHREEKLQDLKSELGASERVVHLNCDGLATLVDQGKWEEAKLLLKNILQVPKEQGIRALVLGCTHYVFLKNEIKELYPEAILHDGNLGTVRHLVRSLHLDEKQGHPNYNLFFSSSVNIKETEGIAYQLLQKVSP; encoded by the coding sequence ATGAAAAACGATAAAGAAAGAGTTCCTAAGATCGGAGTAATGGATTCCGGAATGGGAGGACTTTCCGTTCTTAAGGAACTCTTAGAACTTCCGTATTCTGCAAACTTTATCTATTATGGAGATCTTGCAAATGCTCCTTATGGGGAGAAGAAGACTTCCGAAGTTTTGGAACTCACTCGCAATGTATGTAATATTTTCTTAAAGGAAGAAGTAGATGCAATCCTTCTTGCATGTAATACCGCAACCTCAGCTTCTGCTTCTAAATTAAGAGAAGAATTATCCGTACCAGTATTTGGTATGGAACCTGCAATCAAACCTGCACTTCTTTCCCATCCTGGTGAAAAAATTGCGTTACTCGCTACTTCAGTCACTCATAGGGAAGAAAAATTGCAGGACTTAAAGTCCGAATTAGGCGCGTCCGAAAGAGTAGTTCACTTGAATTGTGACGGTCTTGCTACACTAGTGGATCAAGGAAAATGGGAAGAAGCAAAACTTCTTCTCAAAAACATATTACAAGTCCCTAAAGAACAAGGGATCCGTGCGCTTGTGTTGGGATGCACTCATTACGTATTTCTGAAAAACGAAATCAAAGAGCTCTATCCGGAAGCAATTCTACATGATGGGAACCTCGGTACCGTCCGCCATTTAGTCAGATCTCTTCATTTGGATGAAAAACAAGGTCATCCGAATTACAATCTGTTCTTTTCTTCCTCGGTAAACATAAAGGAAACGGAAGGTATAGCCTACCAGTTATTACAAAAAGTATCCCCATAA
- the lsa19 gene encoding adhesin Lsa19 yields the protein MNSISISKLVTILLVPSLFFFCKPKEEETTDAIVSFIVGKATAEKAGSVLKASDRVIESEIVKTDKDATLDLTTTLGTVRLLGGSEASIAALRADQNYIKINSGNILVKVAKLKKNESISIDTPTVVAAVRGTQFWGQVNPANETGTFAVREGSVQITRKDDEARVLVKAGEAVDLGPGIKALKVRPAAAGELSAMEQIDQMK from the coding sequence ATGAACTCTATATCCATCTCAAAGTTAGTTACGATCCTATTAGTTCCGAGCTTGTTCTTCTTCTGCAAACCTAAAGAAGAGGAAACTACGGATGCAATCGTCTCCTTTATCGTAGGAAAAGCGACTGCGGAAAAAGCAGGCTCCGTTCTGAAAGCAAGTGATCGTGTTATTGAATCCGAAATCGTAAAAACGGATAAGGATGCTACCTTGGATCTAACCACTACTCTAGGGACAGTTCGTCTCTTAGGTGGTTCAGAGGCTTCCATCGCGGCATTGAGAGCGGATCAAAATTATATTAAGATCAACTCAGGCAATATTTTGGTAAAAGTAGCCAAACTGAAAAAGAACGAATCTATCTCTATCGATACTCCAACCGTAGTAGCTGCTGTTAGAGGAACCCAATTTTGGGGCCAAGTGAATCCTGCTAACGAAACAGGAACATTTGCAGTGAGAGAGGGGAGTGTTCAGATCACAAGAAAGGACGACGAGGCACGAGTTTTGGTAAAAGCTGGAGAAGCTGTCGACTTAGGACCTGGGATTAAGGCCCTAAAAGTTCGCCCTGCAGCTGCCGGTGAGCTCTCCGCAATGGAACAAATCGATCAAATGAAATAG
- the purM gene encoding phosphoribosylformylglycinamidine cyclo-ligase, producing the protein MQEEISYKSAGVDTEAGQEFVKKIKQNVESTHGPRVLGGLGGFSGAFDVSFLKNYKNPILLSGTDGVGTKVELARLFNIHDTIGIDLVAMCVNDILVSGGEPLFFLDYIACGKLIPERMERIVAGIVKGCKLSGAALLGGETAEHPGTMDPDEYDLGGFVVGAVEKEDLIDGSKIKPGDIVLGLESSGPHSNGFSLIRKLYLDGGRKLPADQGLVGFLKEFALRPTRIYVQSILNLTKKVEVKGMVHITGGGFYENIPRVFSDSLAVEIQREKLPENPFFARVQKDFPNLSEKELYSTFNMGIGYIVIVSPESVADATAALEEKGELVHKIGVITSKNKESVLFV; encoded by the coding sequence ATGCAAGAAGAAATCAGTTATAAATCCGCCGGAGTCGATACAGAAGCCGGCCAAGAATTCGTCAAAAAGATCAAACAAAACGTAGAATCCACCCATGGCCCCAGAGTTCTAGGCGGGCTTGGAGGATTTTCAGGCGCTTTTGACGTTTCCTTTCTTAAAAATTATAAAAATCCTATATTACTCAGTGGTACCGATGGTGTAGGCACCAAGGTAGAGCTTGCTCGTTTATTCAATATCCATGATACGATCGGCATAGACCTGGTTGCTATGTGCGTGAATGATATTCTTGTCTCTGGTGGAGAACCTTTATTCTTCTTAGATTATATAGCCTGCGGTAAATTGATCCCGGAAAGAATGGAAAGGATTGTTGCGGGGATCGTGAAAGGATGCAAACTTTCAGGTGCTGCATTGCTCGGTGGTGAAACTGCGGAACATCCCGGCACTATGGACCCCGACGAATACGACTTAGGCGGATTCGTAGTAGGTGCGGTAGAGAAGGAAGACTTAATAGATGGATCTAAGATTAAACCCGGAGATATCGTTTTAGGTTTAGAATCTTCCGGTCCTCATAGCAATGGATTTTCTCTTATTCGTAAATTGTATTTAGATGGAGGAAGAAAACTTCCCGCAGACCAAGGGTTAGTCGGTTTCTTAAAGGAATTTGCACTTCGTCCTACGAGGATCTATGTCCAAAGTATACTAAATCTTACCAAGAAGGTGGAAGTGAAAGGAATGGTCCATATCACTGGTGGGGGTTTTTACGAAAACATTCCTAGAGTGTTTTCTGATTCCTTAGCAGTAGAGATCCAAAGAGAAAAACTTCCTGAAAATCCTTTCTTTGCAAGAGTTCAAAAAGATTTTCCGAATTTATCTGAAAAGGAATTGTATTCCACTTTTAATATGGGAATCGGATACATAGTCATCGTTTCTCCAGAATCGGTAGCTGATGCTACTGCGGCTTTGGAAGAAAAAGGAGAACTGGTCCATAAAATCGGAGTAATCACTTCGAAAAATAAAGAGTCTGTTCTTTTTGTCTGA
- a CDS encoding chloride channel protein: MDRIQALLKNPVFILSKKNPFMLSRWSILYVLLGIFAGVFSAVFWKILEYLTKLLADFQGHYIILIMTSAGLGIGLLIYFLGEPGEISLVIDNIRFRGGKLDPKNNASMSLSSLLSISSGGSAGPEAPLVQITGSFGSWFAEKLGLEGEELRSMTIAGMAAGFTSLFGSPLGGALFALEILQHRHVVEYYEALLPAFLSSCSAYFVFLFMTDMGIGPTWEFPQYIPGGIEDFQYAIGFGMAGALVGWIFYGIFRITKFSFSKITLPIFVKTTIGGLLLGCIAYYEPLTRYFGHDQLNEIVVTKGNWIFFGTLALLKILAINITVSSGWRGGIIIPLFFVGAVAGRFFMDFFPSENESFLLICLMASVNASVTKTPISTTILLTGLTGVSNFTPVLFASLSGYFLSPKAPFISSQADSV, translated from the coding sequence ATGGATCGGATCCAAGCTCTATTAAAAAATCCAGTTTTCATCTTATCTAAAAAGAATCCATTCATGCTTTCCAGATGGAGTATTCTATACGTACTCCTCGGAATCTTTGCGGGAGTATTCTCCGCGGTGTTTTGGAAAATCCTAGAATATCTTACCAAACTTTTGGCTGATTTCCAGGGACATTACATTATTTTAATCATGACCTCGGCAGGTTTAGGGATAGGTCTTCTTATTTACTTTTTGGGGGAGCCCGGAGAAATTTCATTAGTAATCGATAATATTCGTTTCAGGGGAGGAAAGCTCGATCCTAAGAATAATGCTTCTATGAGTTTATCTTCATTGCTTAGTATTTCTTCAGGAGGAAGTGCAGGTCCCGAAGCTCCTCTTGTACAAATTACTGGATCTTTCGGAAGTTGGTTTGCGGAGAAGTTAGGATTAGAGGGAGAAGAACTTCGATCCATGACTATCGCCGGAATGGCCGCAGGATTTACTTCTCTATTCGGTTCTCCTTTAGGAGGAGCGCTATTTGCCTTGGAGATCCTACAACATAGACATGTGGTAGAGTATTACGAAGCGTTATTGCCTGCGTTCCTTTCTAGTTGTAGTGCATACTTTGTGTTCTTGTTTATGACTGATATGGGAATTGGGCCAACTTGGGAATTTCCTCAATATATTCCTGGTGGAATAGAAGATTTTCAATATGCGATCGGATTTGGAATGGCTGGAGCGCTCGTAGGATGGATCTTTTATGGAATATTCAGAATTACTAAATTTTCTTTTTCTAAAATAACTCTTCCCATCTTTGTAAAAACCACTATCGGTGGATTACTCTTAGGCTGCATTGCGTATTATGAACCTCTAACCCGTTATTTCGGTCATGACCAGTTGAATGAGATTGTAGTCACTAAGGGGAATTGGATCTTTTTCGGAACTCTTGCTTTATTAAAAATATTGGCGATCAATATCACTGTTTCTAGCGGTTGGAGAGGGGGAATTATTATACCGTTATTCTTCGTTGGAGCGGTTGCTGGTAGATTTTTCATGGACTTCTTTCCATCCGAGAACGAATCCTTTTTGCTGATTTGTTTAATGGCATCCGTGAACGCCTCTGTTACAAAAACACCTATTAGCACTACTATATTACTTACTGGTTTAACTGGAGTTTCCAATTTTACTCCTGTGTTATTTGCCTCATTAAGTGGTTATTTCTTGTCTCCTAAGGCTCCGTTTATCAGTTCTCAGGCGGATTCGGTTTAA
- a CDS encoding sensor histidine kinase, with amino-acid sequence MRIFSKKDPFFLLAAFLFFAYCTPSPKKALLENGVIDWEKSLQQGKCFRMTGNWKFAWLGTVPDISLPKEPEKFSLSVIPGSWTKHDWPGSDEGEFPKYGKALYRVDLVSSTPVENLHLVSYDQGTNYRILFNGKLINEVGKVGDPTEDGLELKTSYSILPTWQGLAHLDFEISNYQYRKGGLWKPPIIGTPECVGRYYMDRRDLEGILCGGLFFLGLFHIFVSVFYKKDSSALILGILSITVGLRLYSTGVRLFPEHFLVGPEIYLRTEFISWFMGMPLAQHFLLEVFPMNFGKKFLKLGYIFAGIFTLITLFTGPAIYSYLINPSYLLFVFNGACALVVLARAVSQKMPGAYIYLTGFIFLLFFMTSEILFHAELLDSWELSGIGVGIFVLGNSLSLSSKMLSGFREREKVQEILNTNLEELVRKRTRELEFARDEAEAANKAKSEFLINVDHEVRTPMNGIMGITQMLLDSDIKPEHQEMLELLKRSGDAMMVILGSMIDASSLEKDTLYLLNKRFSLKASIYEAAMRVEDKIRRKNLDFSVTLSDNLPETVEGDEERFKTMLLVLLENAEKFTMKGFVKLIGEKVQDNNLDYRLRFRVQDSGIGIPEDKLSSIFNPFQQVDSGVTKPFQGAGLGLALCKALAQKMDGDISVQSVPGKGSEFILEISLSKPEIQS; translated from the coding sequence ATGAGAATTTTCTCTAAAAAGGATCCGTTCTTTCTACTGGCGGCATTCTTATTTTTCGCATACTGTACACCTTCTCCTAAAAAAGCTTTATTAGAGAATGGTGTTATAGATTGGGAAAAATCCCTCCAGCAGGGAAAATGTTTCCGAATGACCGGAAACTGGAAATTTGCCTGGTTGGGCACTGTTCCTGATATAAGTCTTCCCAAAGAACCTGAAAAATTTTCCTTAAGTGTTATCCCAGGTAGCTGGACCAAACATGATTGGCCCGGTTCTGACGAGGGAGAATTTCCAAAATACGGAAAAGCATTGTATAGAGTGGATCTAGTCTCTTCTACTCCTGTAGAAAATTTACATTTGGTTTCTTATGACCAAGGAACAAATTATAGAATACTATTTAACGGAAAATTAATCAATGAGGTGGGAAAGGTAGGAGATCCAACCGAAGATGGCCTGGAACTTAAGACTAGTTATTCTATTCTTCCTACATGGCAAGGCCTAGCTCATCTTGATTTTGAAATTTCGAATTATCAGTATAGAAAAGGAGGACTTTGGAAACCTCCTATCATAGGCACTCCAGAATGTGTAGGCCGATACTATATGGATAGAAGGGATTTAGAAGGAATACTCTGTGGGGGACTTTTCTTTTTAGGTCTATTCCATATTTTTGTATCAGTATTTTATAAAAAAGATTCTTCTGCTTTGATCCTAGGAATTCTTTCCATCACAGTAGGGCTTAGATTGTATTCCACTGGAGTCAGATTATTCCCTGAACATTTTCTGGTAGGACCCGAAATATATCTTAGAACTGAATTTATCTCCTGGTTTATGGGAATGCCTTTGGCCCAACACTTTTTATTGGAAGTGTTTCCAATGAACTTCGGAAAAAAATTCCTGAAGTTGGGATATATTTTCGCCGGAATATTTACACTCATCACTTTGTTTACCGGACCTGCAATCTATTCTTATTTGATCAATCCTTCATATCTTTTGTTTGTTTTTAATGGTGCTTGCGCTCTCGTTGTATTAGCAAGAGCGGTGTCACAGAAAATGCCGGGAGCTTATATCTATCTTACAGGTTTTATCTTCCTTCTATTCTTCATGACGAGCGAGATATTATTCCATGCTGAGTTATTGGATTCCTGGGAGCTGAGCGGAATAGGGGTTGGAATATTTGTACTCGGAAATTCTCTCTCTTTATCCAGCAAAATGTTAAGTGGATTCAGGGAAAGGGAGAAGGTCCAAGAAATCTTGAATACTAATTTGGAAGAGCTGGTTCGAAAAAGGACCAGAGAATTAGAATTTGCAAGAGATGAAGCCGAAGCCGCGAATAAAGCAAAAAGTGAATTTTTGATCAACGTAGATCATGAGGTCCGAACTCCTATGAACGGGATCATGGGAATCACCCAGATGTTATTGGATTCAGATATTAAACCAGAACATCAGGAGATGTTGGAGCTTCTTAAGAGAAGTGGGGATGCGATGATGGTGATCCTTGGCTCCATGATAGATGCTTCTAGTTTGGAAAAAGATACATTATATCTTTTGAATAAACGTTTTAGTCTGAAGGCCTCTATATATGAAGCAGCTATGAGAGTGGAAGATAAGATCCGTAGAAAAAACCTGGATTTCAGTGTGACACTTTCTGATAATCTCCCCGAAACTGTGGAAGGGGACGAAGAAAGATTCAAAACAATGCTTTTGGTCCTTCTTGAAAACGCAGAGAAGTTTACAATGAAAGGATTTGTTAAACTTATAGGGGAGAAGGTCCAGGATAATAATTTAGACTACCGTCTTAGATTTCGGGTCCAAGATTCAGGCATAGGAATTCCGGAAGATAAACTCAGTTCTATATTCAACCCATTCCAGCAGGTGGATTCTGGAGTAACTAAACCTTTTCAAGGAGCCGGACTTGGACTCGCACTTTGTAAGGCCCTCGCTCAGAAAATGGATGGGGATATTTCCGTCCAAAGTGTGCCGGGTAAAGGTTCGGAATTCATACTGGAAATCTCACTATCCAAACCAGAAATCCAATCTTGA